In Streptomyces dangxiongensis, one DNA window encodes the following:
- a CDS encoding FAD-dependent oxidoreductase has product MQHKADHQVPVLVVGGSLVGLSMSLFLGRLGVRHMLVERHSGTSVHPRGRGNNVRTMELFRGAGVEPGIQEAAALLAGNHGILQTPSLVGDAGEWLFKEIDPGGGLARLSPTGWCLCSQNDLEPVLVKGARALGGDLRYFHELESFAQDPEGVTAYIRNRDSDRMYTVRADYLVAADGPRSPVRGRLGIGQDGPGDLFANVSVTFRSKLLADVVGDRRFICCYLTDPGGDGALLPVDNKENWVFHAPWHPEHGETLEEFTEERLQRHIRHAVGAPDLDVEITGKASWRAAERVAERYAADRVFLAGDSAHEMSPTGAFGSNTGIQDAHNLAWKLAAVLGGWAGPGLLGTYDTERRPVALATSARASARSVEHSHPGFAPAPGIGGGKRGGILNVVLGYRYPEGAVVGADPDQPVVPDGLRLTGEPGSRAPHLWLRRAGERISTLDLYERFPVLLCDAGSAAGAGWHAAAGRVAGTDGVPLEAYRIGAGADAGLTYDTEGEDWAAAHGVTADGAVLVRPDGFVAWRASGTVRDPEAGLREVLADILRRG; this is encoded by the coding sequence ATGCAGCACAAAGCCGATCACCAGGTTCCCGTCCTCGTCGTGGGCGGCTCTCTGGTGGGCCTGTCCATGTCCCTGTTCCTGGGCCGTCTCGGCGTACGGCACATGCTCGTCGAGCGGCACTCCGGGACCTCGGTCCACCCGCGCGGACGCGGCAACAACGTGCGGACGATGGAGCTGTTCCGGGGGGCCGGCGTCGAGCCCGGCATCCAGGAGGCGGCCGCGCTCCTCGCGGGCAACCACGGCATCCTCCAGACCCCGTCCCTGGTCGGTGACGCCGGGGAATGGCTGTTCAAGGAGATCGACCCGGGCGGCGGGCTCGCGAGACTCAGCCCCACGGGGTGGTGCCTGTGCAGCCAGAACGACCTGGAGCCGGTCCTCGTGAAGGGGGCCCGCGCGCTCGGCGGCGACCTGCGGTACTTCCACGAGCTGGAGTCGTTCGCGCAGGACCCCGAAGGAGTGACGGCGTACATCCGGAACCGCGACAGCGACCGGATGTACACCGTCCGCGCGGACTACCTGGTCGCGGCCGACGGCCCGCGCAGCCCCGTCCGGGGCCGGCTCGGCATCGGGCAGGACGGCCCCGGCGACCTCTTCGCCAACGTGAGCGTCACCTTCCGGTCCAAGCTGCTCGCCGACGTCGTCGGCGACCGGCGTTTCATCTGCTGCTACCTCACCGACCCGGGGGGTGACGGGGCGCTGCTGCCGGTCGACAACAAGGAGAACTGGGTCTTCCACGCCCCCTGGCACCCGGAGCACGGCGAGACCCTGGAGGAGTTCACCGAGGAGCGGCTCCAGCGGCACATCCGCCACGCGGTCGGCGCCCCGGACCTGGATGTCGAGATCACCGGAAAGGCGTCCTGGCGGGCCGCCGAACGGGTGGCCGAACGGTACGCGGCCGACCGGGTGTTCCTCGCGGGCGACTCCGCCCACGAGATGTCGCCCACCGGCGCGTTCGGCTCCAACACCGGCATCCAGGACGCCCACAACCTGGCCTGGAAGCTGGCCGCCGTACTCGGTGGCTGGGCCGGGCCCGGCCTGCTGGGGACGTACGACACCGAGCGCCGGCCGGTGGCCCTGGCGACCAGCGCCCGGGCCTCGGCCCGCTCGGTGGAGCACAGCCACCCCGGTTTCGCGCCCGCGCCCGGCATCGGTGGCGGCAAGCGCGGCGGCATCCTCAACGTGGTCCTCGGCTACCGCTACCCCGAGGGCGCCGTCGTGGGCGCCGACCCGGACCAGCCGGTCGTCCCCGACGGGCTGCGGCTGACCGGGGAGCCGGGCAGCCGGGCCCCGCACCTGTGGCTGCGCCGCGCGGGCGAACGGATCTCCACCCTCGACCTGTACGAGCGGTTCCCGGTGCTGCTCTGCGACGCCGGGTCTGCGGCCGGCGCCGGCTGGCACGCCGCCGCGGGCCGTGTCGCCGGCACGGACGGCGTGCCCCTGGAGGCGTACCGGATCGGTGCGGGCGCGGACGCCGGGCTGACGTACGACACGGAGGGCGAAGACTGGGCGGCGGCCCACGGCGTCACGGCCGACGGGGCGGTGCTGGTGCGGCCGGACGGATTCGTGGCCTGGCGTGCCTCCGGCACCGTCCGGGACCCGGAGGCCGGGCTGCGGGAGGTGCTGGCGGACATCCTGCGCCGCGGCTGA
- a CDS encoding SchA/CurD-like domain-containing protein yields the protein MTTTSEKVSEQLTRHVSKRVSQSVFDGSRLRVVLLVDVHDGAQQQFLEAYEQLCSQVASVPGHVSDQLCQSIENPSQWLITSEWESAPPFLAWVNSEEHVRMVEPLHSCVRDTRSLRFHVVRETGGDAAAASAAQRRLQTAPRIGDGVIRHALTFTVRPGSEPQVAKILADYASPEARVDETTRLMRTSLFMHGNRVVRAIEVRGDLLAALRHVARQPEVRAVEEAINPYLEQERDLHDQESARVFFTRAALPAVHHVSADELPEGERHALYYPARPGLGMRLAELLARQDEEAAEDPGSPVLRSTIFQRDDVVVRLIDVRPGPGADAVLPRRAARAPLDALLDGDAVRMELITDRRSPVA from the coding sequence ATGACCACCACGTCGGAAAAGGTTTCTGAACAGCTGACGCGACACGTGTCGAAGCGGGTCTCCCAGTCCGTGTTCGACGGCTCCCGCCTCCGCGTCGTCCTGCTGGTGGACGTACACGACGGCGCCCAGCAGCAGTTCCTGGAGGCCTACGAACAACTGTGCAGCCAGGTCGCGTCCGTGCCCGGCCACGTCAGCGACCAGTTGTGCCAGTCGATCGAGAACCCCTCCCAGTGGCTCATCACCAGCGAGTGGGAGAGCGCCCCGCCGTTCCTCGCCTGGGTGAACAGCGAGGAGCACGTGCGGATGGTGGAGCCGCTCCATAGCTGCGTGCGGGACACCCGCTCGCTGCGCTTCCACGTCGTCCGCGAGACGGGCGGCGACGCCGCCGCGGCCAGCGCGGCACAGCGCCGGCTCCAGACGGCCCCGCGGATCGGCGACGGCGTGATCCGGCACGCGCTCACCTTCACGGTGAGGCCGGGCAGCGAGCCGCAGGTCGCGAAGATCCTCGCGGACTACGCCTCGCCCGAGGCGCGGGTCGACGAGACCACCCGTCTGATGCGCACCTCCCTGTTCATGCACGGCAACCGGGTCGTCCGGGCCATCGAGGTCCGCGGTGACCTGCTCGCCGCACTGCGCCACGTCGCCCGGCAGCCCGAGGTACGGGCGGTCGAGGAGGCCATCAACCCCTACCTGGAGCAGGAGCGGGACCTCCACGACCAGGAGTCCGCACGGGTGTTCTTCACCCGGGCGGCGCTGCCGGCCGTCCACCACGTCAGCGCGGACGAACTGCCCGAGGGCGAGCGGCACGCGCTGTACTACCCCGCGAGGCCGGGCCTCGGGATGCGGCTGGCCGAGCTGCTCGCCCGGCAGGACGAGGAGGCGGCGGAGGACCCGGGCAGCCCGGTCCTGCGCAGCACGATCTTCCAGCGTGACGACGTCGTCGTCCGGCTGATCGACGTGCGCCCCGGCCCGGGCGCCGACGCGGTCCTGCCGCGACGCGCGGCGCGGGCCCCGCTGGACGCCCTGCTGGACGGCGACGCCGTCCGCATGGAACTCATCACCGACCGCCGCTCGCCGGTCGCCTGA
- a CDS encoding cupin domain-containing protein → MIKPLPKIVDLSEVEHNTRRGGDLRAMLTPATVGSTSGFMGVALIRPGERIGEHYHPYSEEFVYVVCGELEVDLDGEPHPLRPEQGLMIPIDVRHRFRNVGDVEARMVFHLGPLAPRPSLGHVDTEETEVIGAAAVVTEPAVAGAARGRGQVRS, encoded by the coding sequence GTGATCAAACCCCTTCCGAAGATCGTGGACCTCAGCGAGGTCGAGCACAACACCCGGCGCGGTGGCGATCTGCGAGCCATGCTCACCCCGGCCACGGTGGGCTCCACCAGCGGTTTCATGGGCGTGGCCCTCATCCGGCCCGGCGAGCGCATCGGCGAGCACTACCACCCGTACTCCGAGGAGTTCGTGTACGTCGTCTGCGGGGAGCTGGAGGTGGACCTCGACGGCGAGCCGCACCCGCTCCGGCCGGAGCAGGGGCTGATGATCCCCATCGACGTGCGCCACCGGTTCCGCAACGTGGGCGACGTGGAGGCGCGGATGGTCTTCCACCTGGGTCCGCTGGCCCCGCGCCCGAGCCTGGGACACGTCGACACGGAGGAGACGGAGGTCATCGGGGCCGCCGCGGTGGTCACGGAGCCCGCTGTCGCGGGTGCCGCCCGCGGCCGGGGTCAGGTCCGGTCATGA
- a CDS encoding beta-ketoacyl-[acyl-carrier-protein] synthase family protein: protein MTRRVAVTGIGIVAPGGIGVPAFWDLLANGRTATRGITFFDPSGLRSRIAAECDFDPAAHGLDEEQAARADRYIQFALVAGAEAVRDSGLDLAREDPWRVAVSLGTAVGGTTRLEHDYVLVSDRGEHWDVDHRQAEPYLHRAFSPSTVASAVAERFGAQGPVQTVSTGCTSGLDAVGYAFHTVEEGRADICIAGASDSPISPITMACFDAIKATSPNNDDPAHASRPFDNNRDGFVMGEGGAVLVLEELEHARARGAHVYCELGGYATFGNAYHMTGLTSEGLEMARAIELALDHARLDPTAIDYVNAHGSGTRQNDRHETAAVKRALGPHAYDTPMSSIKSMVGHSLGAIGAIEVVACVLALAEQAVPPTANYDTPDPECDLDYVPRVARERKLSSVLSVGSGFGGFQSAVVLTRTRERTP, encoded by the coding sequence ATGACCCGGCGCGTGGCGGTCACTGGCATAGGCATCGTCGCCCCGGGCGGCATCGGCGTACCGGCCTTCTGGGATCTGCTCGCCAACGGCCGGACCGCGACGCGGGGCATCACCTTCTTCGACCCCTCGGGACTGCGGTCGCGCATAGCGGCGGAGTGCGACTTCGACCCGGCGGCCCACGGCCTGGACGAGGAGCAGGCCGCACGCGCGGACCGGTACATCCAGTTCGCGCTGGTCGCCGGGGCGGAGGCGGTCCGTGACTCGGGCCTCGACCTGGCGCGGGAGGACCCGTGGCGGGTCGCGGTGTCCCTGGGCACCGCGGTCGGCGGCACCACCCGGCTGGAGCACGACTACGTCCTGGTCAGCGATCGCGGCGAGCACTGGGACGTCGACCACCGGCAGGCGGAGCCGTACCTGCACCGGGCGTTCTCGCCCAGCACGGTCGCCTCCGCGGTGGCGGAACGGTTCGGCGCCCAGGGCCCGGTGCAGACCGTCTCCACCGGCTGCACCTCCGGCCTGGACGCGGTCGGGTACGCCTTCCACACCGTTGAGGAGGGCCGGGCGGACATCTGCATAGCGGGTGCCTCCGACTCCCCGATCTCCCCGATCACCATGGCCTGCTTCGACGCGATCAAGGCCACGTCCCCCAACAACGACGACCCCGCCCACGCCTCCCGGCCCTTCGACAACAACCGTGACGGATTCGTCATGGGCGAGGGCGGCGCGGTGCTCGTCCTGGAGGAACTGGAGCACGCCCGGGCCCGCGGCGCCCATGTGTACTGCGAACTGGGCGGTTACGCCACCTTCGGCAACGCCTACCACATGACCGGCCTGACCAGCGAGGGCCTGGAGATGGCGCGGGCCATCGAACTGGCCCTCGATCACGCCCGGCTGGACCCGACGGCGATCGACTACGTCAACGCGCACGGCTCCGGCACCCGGCAGAACGACCGTCACGAGACGGCGGCCGTGAAACGGGCGCTCGGCCCGCACGCCTACGACACGCCGATGAGCTCCATCAAGTCGATGGTGGGGCACTCCCTCGGGGCGATCGGGGCGATCGAGGTCGTCGCCTGTGTGCTGGCCCTGGCCGAGCAGGCCGTACCGCCGACCGCCAACTACGACACCCCCGACCCCGAGTGCGACCTGGACTACGTCCCGCGCGTCGCCCGCGAACGGAAGCTCTCCAGCGTCCTGTCCGTGGGCAGCGGGTTCGGGGGCTTCCAGTCCGCCGTGGTCCTGACCCGGACGAGGGAGAGGACACCATGA